Part of the uncultured Desulfobacter sp. genome, CCTGTAAGCAACCCCACAGCACTTTGCGTGGCAGCGTAGAAGAATTTACACCTCTTGAGATACAGCGGGTTCAGAATCGAGAGCAGAGGGATCTGTTTAAGGAACTCATCGGTCGCCATCATTACCTGGGATATGCAATGCCTTTTGGCGCCAGATTGCAGTATCTGATTTATGTAAACCGTCCCCATCGAGAAATTGTGGGGTGCATCCAGTTCTCAAGCCCTGCCTGGCGGATGCGTGCTCGCGATGAATGGATCGGTTGGACAGATGAAAGGCGTAAGGTCGCTCTACAAAAGGTGGTGAACAACAGCCGTTTTCTGATCCTTGCTCCCATCCAAAATTTAGCGAGCATGATACTGTCATGTAGTCTCCGGGAACTCAGAGATGATTGGGAACAGCAGTATGGTCTTAAACCCATGCTGGTAGAGACATTGGTGGATCGACAACAATTCCACGGTGGCTGTTATCGGGCATCGAACTGGATTGAGTTGGGGAAAACCACTGGTCGTGGGCGCATGGACCGATTCGGCAAACGTCATGGCGCTGATGTAAAAACCATATTAGTATATCCACTGGAAAAAGATGCTGTTCACCAACTCAGGGAGGGGATATGAATCCAGCGGTTTCCCTTTCTGTTGTGGAGCATTTACCTTCCCCCGTCATTGATCCGGGGCAAAAATGCTATGATGATATTGTCAATTTTCTTAATTCCAAGGAGAATCATTCAGTGAAACTCAGTGATTTGGAACAAGAACTTGAAAAACGAGGACGTGAGCTGATGCGCATCCTGCTTCAGGAACATTTAGACAAGCTCGGTCCCAGTCATTGTGAAGAGCCGGTCTGTGGAGCCGATGGCATTGTTCGACCGAAAGTGAGGCCACAGGATCGAAAAATCGAAACCGTATTTGGAACGGTATCGGAAAGTCGTGCCGGATATGGAAACAAGGGCGTGGCAAGTTTGCACCCGTTGGATACCCGATTGAATCTTCCCCCAGAACTTTATTCCCTCGAACTTCGTCGCCGTGTGGCTGAAAACGCTTCAAAAGAGATCTTTTGACGAGACTGTCGAAACGATCAAGAAAACCACTGGAGCCGATATTCCCAAACGTCAGGTAGAAGAGTTAACACAGCGAGCAGCTCGGGATTTTGACGCATTTTATGAAATACGGCAATGCAACCCGGCGAATGAGACAGTTACTGGTCCAATACTGGTAATCACCACCGATGGTAAGGGCGTGGTAATGCATGAGCAGGACCTGCGGGAACAAACCCGGAAAGCTGCCCGGAAACGAAAGCCTCAGATGGAAAGCCGGCTATCCAAAGGGGAAAAGAAAAATGCCAAGCGAATGGCAACCGTTGCCGCTGTATATACTATAGATACGTTTAAACGTACGCCCCAAGACTTGCTTCCGGGGAATGACAAGTCGAATACAAAAACAAGCCCTCACCCGGAACAAAAGCGTGTATGGGCAAGCCTTGAAAAATCAGCCGAGCAGGTCATTGCATCGGCCTTTTCTGAGGCCTCCCACTGTGATCCCAACCACGAAAAACATTGGGTTGCCTTAGTGGACGGCGAAAATCAACAACTACGGATCCTGAAACGTATGGCCAAAAGACAAAATGTGGCCCTTACGATCATTGTTGATATTATTCATGTTATTGAATACCTCTGGAAAGCTGGCAGGGCATTTCATCCCAAATCCGGCCCGGAGCTTGAAAAATGGGTCCAGTACCGCTTAGCTAAAGTACTCGAAGGCAAGGCCGGATTGATGGCAGGGGGGATGCGTAGACGTGCTACATTAAAAAAATTTACAGACAAACAACGTAAACCTGTAGAAGCCTGCGCAACGTATTTGAAAAATAAAGCACCGTACCTTGAATACCATCATTATCTTGACCTTGGCCTCCCTATTGCCACAGGAGTTATTGAGGGCGCATGTCGTCATCTTGTAAAGGACCGAATGGATATAACTGGTGCCAAATGGCGGTTGTCCAGTGCTGAAGCAGTGTTGCGTCTGCGTGCCTTGCGGAGTAGTAACGATTTTGATGAGTATTGGAATTTTCATGAAGCCTGCGAATACAAACGTAATCACCGGGCTCTTTATCAACATGGTGAGGTTCCGGCTACAAAGCTACCAAAACCTTCACCGAAACGACGGGGGCATCTAAAAGTGATCAAGTAATGCTGGCAAAGAATGGCAAATATCATGACTACCAGCTTTGGTCAGACATGTCGTAAAAGAGCCGCACCCAAATTAATACATTATATTTTTCATGGATTTTATTCTGATTATTATATATAAGGCCCTGGGAAAAAACAACATGCAGCAAATTTTTGTAATGTTTTGTAATATTATTTGCCTTGCAGACGCCTTGCAAAGACGATACGAAGTTATTATAACAGCCACGGGCTGAGCTGATGTATCAACACCCAAACCCAGCCCACAACAAAGTTTGAAAGATCTGAGTAACTGACCCGGACTTTCTTATAACAGCCATGGGCTGACCTGACATATCAGCACGAAGGACAGCCCACAACGAAGGTTGAAAGAACTCAGTAACTTACTGAGCTCTTTCATATAAACGGCCATGGGCCGACCGGGTCTATCAGCACCCAGGCACGCCCCACAACAAAACATCAAAGCGACTTAGTAACTTATTGATTCTTTCA contains:
- a CDS encoding DUF4338 domain-containing protein, whose product is MQIKQQTFCGRKFTGKEIALIQEVVATCGGLSRRELAHTVCELLEWKRPNDRLKVRECSDFLELLEAKGALTLPEKKQQTKIVSHKSIPQTPCKQPHSTLRGSVEEFTPLEIQRVQNREQRDLFKELIGRHHYLGYAMPFGARLQYLIYVNRPHREIVGCIQFSSPAWRMRARDEWIGWTDERRKVALQKVVNNSRFLILAPIQNLASMILSCSLRELRDDWEQQYGLKPMLVETLVDRQQFHGGCYRASNWIELGKTTGRGRMDRFGKRHGADVKTILVYPLEKDAVHQLREGI